From a region of the Zingiber officinale cultivar Zhangliang chromosome 10B, Zo_v1.1, whole genome shotgun sequence genome:
- the LOC122028802 gene encoding uncharacterized protein LOC122028802 isoform X1, translated as MAASSFLRGAAAVSGESRTGVGSLIEAGDDRTAGTQQCFEGKGSLLTISHRRSQYIEESTLRSQENFHYRWRKIRSRRLGFLALVRWAIGEACSGLRIPHHTLPSLPPPSADGSDSPSIASPISFLSSEHNAASTSESQPVDDPSIPSTVRGNRPSTPARHLNETCTPNIWRSLHWLRLGTGFPNTVNHRHKNQDEERRAPLHCFFISFRIAKL; from the exons ATGGCGGCGTCGAGCTTCTTGAGAGGAGCAGCAGCGGTCTCCGGCGAGAGCAGAACGGGAGTGGGCTCACTGATTGAAGCAGGAGACGATCGCACAGCGGGGACTCAGCAGTGTTTCGAAGGAAAAGGAAGCCTTTTGACGATATCCCACCGGCGATCACAGTACATAGAAGAAAGTACTTTGAGGTCGCAGGAGAATTTTCATTACCGATGGCGAAAAATCCGATCTCGCAGATTAGGGTTCTTGGCCCTTGTTCGGTGGGCGATCGGTGAAGCTTGCTCAGGGTTAAGGATTCCCCATCATACTCTTCCTTCTCTACCTCCACCCTCCGCTGACGGCTCCGACTCTCCATCCATCGCGTCGCCGATCTCCTTCCTCTCCTCCGAGCATAATGCCGCTTCTACTTCAGAGTCGCAGCCAGTTGATGATCCCTCGATCCCTTCTACTGTCCGTGGGAATCGACCTTCTACGCCTG CCAGGCATTTGAATGAGACATGCACGCCGAACATCTGGAGGTCGCTGCATTGGCTGAGACTGGGAACAGGCTTTCCGA ATACAGTGAATCACAGACACAAGAATCAGGACGAGGAACGCCGGGCTCCCCTCCATTGTTTTTTTATATCTTTTCGGATCGCTAAGCTCTGA
- the LOC122028803 gene encoding MOB kinase activator-like 1A has product MSLFGLGRNQRTFRPKKSAPSGSKGAQLRKHIDATLGSGNLREAVRLPPGEDFNEWLAVNTVDFFNQVNLLYGTLTEFCTAENCPTMTAGPKYEYRWADGVQIKKPIEVSAPKYVEYLMEWIEVQLDDESIFPQKLGTPFPANFKDVVKTIFKRLFRVYAHIYHSHFQKIVSLKEEAHLNTCFKHFILFTYEFGLIDKKELAPLQELIESIVL; this is encoded by the exons ATGAGCCTCTTCGGTCTCGGAAG GAACCAACGGACTTTTAGACCAAAGAAGAGTGCTCCTTCAGGGAGTAAG GGAGCCCAACTCAGGAAACACATTGATGCAACATTAGGCAGTGGGAACCTCAGGGAAGCAGTGAGGCTTCCACCTGGGGAGGATTTTAATGAGTGGCTTGCTGTCAACA CTGTGGATTTCTTCAATCAAGTGAATTTGCTTTATGGCACTCTGACAGAATTCTGTACAGCAGAGAATTGTCCTACAATGACTGCAGGGCCAAA GTACGAATATAGATGGGCGGATGGTGTGCAAATAAAGAAACCTATTGAAGTCTCAGCGCCAAAGTATGTTGAGTACCTGATGGAGTGGATTGAAGTTCAGCTCGACGATGAATCTATTTTCCCTCAAAAGCTCG gaACACCTTTTCCTGCGAACTTCAAAGACGTTGTGAAGACAATATTCAAGCGGTTGTTCCGTGTTTACGCACACATTTATCACTCTCATTTCCAGAAGATTGTGAGCCTCAAGGAAGAAGCACATCTCAACACCTGCTTCAAGCATTTCATTCTTTTCACTTAT GAGTTTGGGTTGATCGACAAGAAGGAACTCGCCCCGCTGCAGGAGCTGATTGAGTCCATCGTTCTATAA